The following are encoded together in the Novipirellula galeiformis genome:
- a CDS encoding alpha-amylase family glycosyl hydrolase: MDCQSQKSPPWWETGVIYQIYPRSFQDSDGDGVGDLAGIESRLDYLVDLGVDAIWLSPIFPSPMADFGYDVADYCDIDPMFGDLAGFDRLLEAVHTRGLKLLLDFVPNHTSDQHPWFIESRASRENPKRDWYIWRDPAPGGGPPNNWISDFGGSSWEWDAMTGQYYLHAFLKEQPDLNWRHPELREAMMGVLRFWFDRGVDGFRMDVLWHIIKDAALRDNPINPDWTPNRTQRDRLIQLHSTDQPAAHEIAAEFRALADHYGDRVLIGEISLPNDRLARWYGTPDRPQVHVPVNFHLIEHAWNAESLRHMIADYEASLPAFGWPNWVVGSHDAKRIAARVGEAQARVAAMLLLTLRGTPTMYQGDEIGIGEVPIPRDRVRDPQDLRQPDIGIGRDRSRTPMPWDDSDYAGFSKVDPWLPLNEDWPIRNVTTQHQDCNSLLSLYRTLLSLRRRHAALSIGALVLVDSAEDVLAFERHHDDERLRIALNLGNHARPLPRFASLPTDAHPAEVLCSTLGEPHSAFRPWDGVLAPNEGLIMR, from the coding sequence ATGGATTGCCAAAGCCAAAAGTCGCCTCCCTGGTGGGAAACGGGAGTAATCTATCAGATCTATCCCCGATCGTTTCAGGATAGTGATGGGGACGGGGTGGGGGACCTTGCCGGGATCGAGTCGCGGCTGGATTATCTCGTCGATCTTGGGGTTGATGCGATTTGGCTCTCCCCCATTTTCCCTTCACCCATGGCTGATTTCGGATACGACGTTGCGGATTATTGCGACATCGATCCGATGTTCGGAGATCTCGCCGGGTTCGACCGGCTGCTTGAGGCGGTTCACACGCGGGGGCTAAAGCTGTTGCTCGATTTCGTTCCCAATCATACCTCCGACCAACATCCATGGTTCATCGAAAGCCGGGCATCGCGAGAGAATCCAAAACGCGATTGGTATATTTGGCGTGATCCAGCGCCCGGCGGAGGCCCACCCAACAATTGGATCAGCGACTTTGGGGGCTCGTCTTGGGAGTGGGACGCAATGACCGGCCAATACTACCTTCACGCTTTCCTCAAAGAACAACCCGACCTCAATTGGCGTCATCCCGAGCTGCGTGAAGCGATGATGGGGGTGCTACGATTCTGGTTCGACCGCGGAGTGGACGGATTCCGAATGGACGTGCTCTGGCACATCATCAAGGACGCGGCCCTCCGCGATAATCCGATCAACCCAGACTGGACGCCCAACCGCACTCAGCGAGACCGTTTGATTCAGCTTCATTCAACCGACCAACCCGCCGCCCACGAAATTGCGGCTGAGTTTCGTGCGTTGGCAGATCATTATGGCGACCGCGTTCTGATCGGCGAGATCAGTTTGCCCAACGATCGTCTCGCCCGTTGGTACGGCACCCCGGACCGGCCTCAGGTGCATGTGCCGGTCAACTTCCACCTCATTGAACACGCCTGGAACGCCGAGTCGCTCCGACACATGATTGCGGACTACGAAGCCTCGCTTCCCGCATTCGGATGGCCCAATTGGGTCGTTGGCAGCCACGATGCTAAGCGGATCGCCGCCCGCGTTGGCGAAGCACAAGCCCGAGTCGCAGCGATGCTTTTGTTGACCCTGCGTGGCACGCCGACGATGTACCAGGGCGACGAAATCGGCATCGGTGAGGTGCCCATTCCTCGCGATCGAGTGCGAGACCCACAAGATCTGCGGCAACCGGACATCGGGATTGGTCGTGATCGCTCACGCACACCGATGCCATGGGATGACTCGGACTATGCGGGATTCAGCAAGGTCGATCCGTGGCTTCCGCTCAACGAGGATTGGCCCATTCGGAATGTTACGACTCAGCACCAGGACTGCAACTCACTTCTGTCTCTCTACCGAACTCTGCTATCGCTACGCCGAAGACACGCCGCGCTGTCGATTGGTGCTCTCGTGTTGGTCGATTCCGCAGAAGACGTGCTTGCCTTCGAGCGACATCATGACGACGAACGACTGCGGATCGCGTTAAATCTTGGCAACCACGCCCGCCCGCTACCACGATTCGCGTCGCTGCCAACCGACGCTCACCCCGCTGAAGTTCTTTGCTCGACGTTAGGGGAACCCCACTCTGCGTTTCGCCCTTGGGACGGCGTGCTTGCGCCAAACGAAGGTCTCATTATGCGATGA
- a CDS encoding NAD(P)/FAD-dependent oxidoreductase, with protein sequence MADQPSPHVVVIGGGPAGATVSTLIAQQGYRVTLLEREHFPRYHIGESLIPETYWVLKRLGMLEKMKSSHFVKKFSVQFVSPSGKHSAPFYFHDNKPHECSQTWQIQRSEFDVMMLKNAEEHGVDVHEGVRVLDVIFEGDRAVGVRVKDEAGNPKEIRASVVVDASGQSSMLVNKFKLKVPDPSLNKGALWTYFKGAYRDQGKDEGATVVLSLRDKQGWFWYIPMHDNIVSVGVVADFEYLFNGRTNHEATYFDEMENCPAVKERVSIGEQIAPVKATKDYTYRASQAAGDGWVLVGDAFGFLDPLYSSGVLLALKSGELAADAIIEGLQIGDTSRTQLGKWEPGYVEGMNRMRRLVCEYYDGFNFGEFIRRFPNHRGNVTDLLIGDLFKHELDQVFEDIDSMKTSRSASV encoded by the coding sequence ATGGCAGATCAACCATCTCCCCATGTTGTCGTGATCGGTGGCGGACCCGCCGGGGCCACTGTCTCGACGTTGATTGCCCAACAAGGCTATCGCGTCACCCTGTTGGAGCGTGAACATTTCCCCCGCTACCATATTGGCGAGTCACTCATTCCCGAAACGTACTGGGTGTTGAAGCGGTTGGGGATGCTTGAGAAGATGAAGTCGAGCCATTTCGTCAAAAAGTTCAGCGTCCAGTTTGTAAGTCCATCGGGCAAACATTCCGCTCCATTTTACTTCCACGACAATAAGCCGCACGAGTGCTCACAAACTTGGCAGATTCAACGGAGCGAATTCGATGTGATGATGTTGAAGAACGCCGAGGAACACGGTGTCGATGTTCACGAGGGAGTGCGAGTCCTGGATGTGATTTTCGAGGGGGATCGTGCAGTGGGAGTGCGGGTGAAAGATGAGGCCGGAAATCCGAAAGAGATCCGGGCCAGTGTCGTCGTCGATGCGAGTGGCCAGAGTTCAATGCTGGTCAACAAATTCAAGCTGAAGGTGCCCGATCCCTCACTAAACAAAGGAGCACTTTGGACGTATTTCAAAGGAGCCTATCGAGATCAAGGGAAAGATGAAGGTGCGACCGTTGTTCTCAGCTTGCGCGATAAGCAAGGATGGTTCTGGTACATCCCGATGCACGACAATATTGTAAGCGTCGGCGTGGTCGCCGATTTCGAGTATTTATTCAACGGGCGAACGAATCACGAAGCTACCTATTTTGATGAGATGGAAAATTGTCCAGCCGTAAAAGAGCGAGTCTCAATCGGGGAACAAATTGCCCCAGTCAAGGCGACGAAGGATTACACCTATCGTGCTAGCCAAGCGGCGGGTGATGGTTGGGTGTTGGTCGGTGATGCGTTCGGCTTCCTTGACCCGCTGTACTCGTCGGGGGTGCTGCTGGCGTTGAAATCAGGTGAACTTGCCGCCGACGCCATTATTGAGGGCTTGCAAATCGGAGACACGTCTCGAACCCAATTAGGCAAGTGGGAGCCCGGATACGTCGAAGGGATGAACCGAATGCGACGATTGGTGTGCGAATACTACGATGGGTTCAACTTCGGTGAGTTCATTCGCCGGTTCCCCAATCACAGAGGGAACGTTACCGATCTGCTGATCGGCGATCTGTTCAAACACGAACTCGATCAGGTCTTTGAGGATATTGACTCCATGAAAACGAGTCGCTCTGCATCGGTGTAG
- a CDS encoding glycosyltransferase family 4 protein: MRIAMLAPIAWRTPPRAYGPWELVTSMLTEALVKRGVDVTLFATLDSETTGTLDGVVPAPYGDDASIDAKVWEFRHLAHLFEQADRFDLIHNQADFPAHAFARLIDTPMVTTIHGFSSDRILPMYREYQNEVHYVAISDADRQPNLRYAATIHHGIPLDDFPFNPNANDDLLFFGRIHPDKGAAEAIAVARGSGRHLHIYGIVQDNAYYQTQVVPADDGVYATYHGVVGGTNRLNALGNARALLHLINFDEPFGLSVIEAMACGTPVIASRRGSMPELIDHGVTGFLVNSVEEASQAIERIDEIDRSRVRQAVAERFTIDRMADEYLALYHRILGD; the protein is encoded by the coding sequence ATGCGTATAGCGATGCTGGCTCCGATCGCGTGGCGAACACCTCCCCGAGCCTACGGCCCTTGGGAACTCGTCACCAGCATGTTGACCGAGGCACTCGTCAAGCGTGGCGTCGATGTGACGCTGTTCGCGACACTTGATAGCGAGACGACGGGAACACTCGATGGCGTGGTCCCGGCGCCGTATGGAGACGATGCATCGATCGACGCAAAGGTCTGGGAGTTCCGTCATCTGGCCCACCTGTTTGAACAAGCCGACCGGTTCGATCTGATCCACAACCAAGCGGACTTTCCCGCCCACGCATTCGCTAGACTGATTGACACCCCGATGGTCACAACGATTCATGGTTTCTCGTCCGACCGTATCTTGCCGATGTATCGGGAGTACCAAAACGAGGTCCACTACGTCGCCATCAGCGATGCCGATCGCCAACCCAACCTGCGTTATGCCGCGACCATTCATCACGGCATCCCATTGGATGATTTTCCGTTCAATCCAAACGCCAACGATGATCTGCTCTTCTTCGGGCGAATCCATCCCGACAAAGGCGCTGCGGAGGCGATCGCAGTCGCCCGCGGCAGCGGGCGACACTTGCACATCTATGGCATCGTACAGGACAACGCGTACTATCAAACGCAAGTCGTGCCAGCCGATGACGGTGTGTACGCCACTTATCACGGGGTGGTCGGAGGCACGAACCGGCTAAATGCACTGGGCAATGCACGTGCACTTTTACACCTGATCAATTTTGACGAACCTTTTGGGCTTTCGGTGATCGAGGCGATGGCTTGTGGGACTCCCGTTATCGCCTCGCGACGTGGATCGATGCCTGAGCTGATCGATCATGGCGTCACCGGTTTTCTGGTCAACAGCGTTGAAGAAGCAAGCCAGGCGATCGAGCGTATCGACGAGATCGATCGTAGCCGCGTTCGCCAGGCCGTAGCGGAACGATTCACAATCGATCGGATGGCCGATGAGTATCTGGCCCTCTATCATCGCATCCTTGGTGATTGA
- a CDS encoding glycoside hydrolase family 130 protein, whose product MHIKRTGIVLSPNKQRVVLRPFQPPGDDRVLRVIARVCTLSEHEVDTLLAKVLEEFHGRHQKPKAFFERRFRDLRHHLLTDTPLTENRRLLLGAYFTQEYALESAALFNPSLVWHPDQTNLPPGSRRFAMSLRAVGEGHISSIVFRSGTISRDVQITVDEPVRFVTTPRFVPDSSYENDLFRRKLIELGLGTPFTYEVLSELPTEFTLDQLETQLKSSLREHRSHHDELAPLVEQVVMLAKSNYEIQYTPDHDLSERLVFPFSPTESNGIEDARFVHFQHDDGSSRYYATYSAYDGRMVLPQLLETKDFLRFKMHTLNGPAVSNKGMALFPRKINGHYAMLGRQDGEHLHLMYSDMLYFWHTSELIIKPTNPWEYVQMGNCGSPIETDAGWLVLTHGVGAMRKYCIGAVLLDLEDPSKILARLHEPLITSNEVEREGYVPNVVYSCGAIVYENHLVIPYAMSDYATTFGTIELNKLMSLMS is encoded by the coding sequence GTGCACATTAAACGAACCGGAATCGTTCTCTCGCCCAATAAACAACGCGTCGTGTTGCGACCGTTCCAGCCGCCCGGCGACGACCGCGTGCTGCGTGTGATCGCTCGCGTGTGCACGTTGTCCGAACACGAAGTCGACACGTTGCTTGCAAAGGTGCTCGAGGAATTCCATGGACGGCATCAAAAACCCAAGGCGTTTTTTGAGCGGCGATTCCGCGATCTTCGCCATCACCTCCTGACCGATACGCCTCTGACCGAAAATCGACGCCTGCTACTGGGCGCCTACTTCACCCAAGAATACGCCTTGGAATCGGCCGCCTTGTTCAATCCCTCGCTGGTGTGGCATCCCGACCAGACGAATTTGCCGCCGGGTTCGCGGCGGTTCGCGATGAGTTTGCGAGCGGTTGGCGAAGGACACATTTCGTCCATCGTGTTTCGCAGCGGTACGATTAGCCGCGACGTGCAAATCACCGTTGATGAACCCGTGCGATTCGTTACGACGCCACGCTTTGTCCCAGATTCCAGTTACGAGAACGATCTCTTCCGTCGCAAACTAATCGAGTTGGGCCTAGGAACTCCCTTCACCTACGAAGTGTTGTCGGAGTTGCCCACCGAATTTACGCTCGATCAACTTGAAACACAGCTGAAGTCATCGCTTCGCGAGCACCGCTCACATCACGACGAACTCGCCCCCTTGGTCGAGCAAGTCGTCATGTTGGCGAAATCAAATTACGAGATCCAGTACACCCCCGATCATGATCTCTCGGAGCGTCTGGTGTTTCCCTTCAGTCCGACGGAATCCAATGGGATCGAAGATGCCCGATTTGTGCACTTTCAGCACGATGACGGCAGCAGCCGGTACTACGCGACCTACAGCGCTTACGACGGTCGGATGGTTTTGCCACAACTATTGGAAACCAAAGACTTTCTGCGATTCAAAATGCACACCCTCAATGGTCCCGCGGTTTCCAACAAAGGAATGGCGTTGTTTCCAAGGAAGATCAATGGCCATTACGCAATGCTGGGGCGACAAGACGGCGAGCATTTGCACTTGATGTATTCGGACATGCTCTATTTTTGGCACACCAGCGAATTGATCATCAAGCCCACCAATCCCTGGGAATACGTGCAAATGGGCAATTGCGGATCGCCGATCGAAACGGACGCTGGTTGGCTCGTACTGACGCATGGCGTCGGCGCTATGCGCAAGTATTGCATTGGCGCGGTGCTGCTGGACCTGGAGGATCCGTCCAAAATTCTCGCACGATTACATGAGCCGCTAATTACTTCCAACGAAGTCGAACGCGAAGGCTATGTTCCCAATGTCGTCTATAGCTGCGGCGCGATCGTGTACGAAAACCATCTCGTTATCCCCTACGCCATGTCGGACTACGCCACGACGTTTGGCACGATCGAACTCAACAAACTGATGTCGTTAATGTCATAA
- a CDS encoding MarR family winged helix-turn-helix transcriptional regulator: protein MSKSTAVKSKPRFDSLQQEAYLNLWQTYDRLKSLEEDVFGQVGLSAQQYNTLRLLRSVHPDSMPTLMLGGRLISRAPDMTRLLDRLEKQGLLRRERRPENRRVVAVRITAGGIKLLDDIHASVQECHQQQLGHMNKKALSQLVALLKQARQPHENSDNLSFVDE from the coding sequence ATGAGCAAATCGACTGCGGTAAAATCCAAACCACGCTTTGATTCCCTGCAACAAGAGGCTTACCTGAACTTGTGGCAGACCTACGACCGTCTCAAGTCGTTGGAGGAGGATGTCTTTGGGCAAGTCGGTTTGTCTGCCCAGCAGTACAACACCCTGCGATTGTTGCGATCCGTTCACCCCGATTCGATGCCAACGTTGATGTTGGGCGGTCGGCTAATCTCTCGCGCCCCCGATATGACTCGGCTGCTCGATCGCTTAGAGAAGCAAGGCCTGCTTCGTCGGGAACGGCGACCCGAAAATCGGCGGGTGGTTGCCGTACGCATCACTGCGGGAGGCATAAAACTGCTCGACGACATTCACGCATCGGTTCAGGAATGTCACCAACAGCAGCTTGGACACATGAACAAGAAAGCGTTAAGTCAGTTAGTGGCATTGCTTAAACAAGCTCGTCAACCGCACGAGAATTCAGACAATCTTTCTTTCGTCGATGAATGA